A genomic window from Planococcus rifietoensis includes:
- a CDS encoding metal-sulfur cluster assembly factor: MDQETKDYLLGALENVIDPELGVDIVNLGLVYDVELSEDGFCVVTMTLTSMGCPMGPQIVQMVKTSLYELPEVEEVDVKIVWQPVWSKDHMSRYAKMALGVR, from the coding sequence ATGGATCAAGAAACAAAAGATTATCTATTAGGCGCATTGGAAAATGTCATCGACCCAGAACTAGGTGTTGATATCGTCAATTTGGGCCTTGTATATGATGTAGAATTATCCGAAGATGGTTTCTGTGTGGTCACGATGACACTCACTTCTATGGGATGCCCAATGGGGCCGCAAATCGTCCAGATGGTAAAAACATCCTTGTATGAATTGCCGGAAGTTGAAGAAGTCGATGTAAAAATCGTCTGGCAGCCTGTCTGGAGCAAAGACCATATGTCGCGCTATGCCAAAATGGCGCTCGGCGTTCGATAA